The following nucleotide sequence is from Trypanosoma brucei gambiense DAL972 chromosome 3, complete sequence.
ccccctctctcctTTGAAATTGACTGATtcgtatatattttattaaCCCTCCCGCCCCATGAGGAACTCGGGCACTTCCGATAACAACAAATCAAACACCATTGGCGTAACGCTCAGGTGGTTTCAATGCGAAAAGTTTCTCAACCGGGGAGTATTCGGTATTGTAAACTCCGTTTCTTTCGTCCTTAACGTTAATTAATGGAGTTATAATTCACAGGTCAAAACAAACGACATAACCAACGCCATTAACACCATTTgtctttttattcctttctttcttatttaGCCTGCAAGGGAGAATTCAAGTGAGTAAAGGCATGATGATATCAATAGCCcagaaaccaaaacaaataaatgtgtGTTATTTATGTACCTGAGGTTTCAGTTTGTTTTTAGTTtataaaaagagagagagagagagggaaaaaatattaaaatggCACAACTCACACCAAATATGGTGCGTAGGaacataaagaaaaacatcttCTAAAAAGGGCTGCTTAAATAACTTAACTGTTGAAGGTTAATATCACCAATCACAGTGTTCATTTTCCCGCTGATAAACAtgaagtgaaaaaacaacaatccAACTGAATATCAGCTTAATTTTAATCAGCGTACCTCAAGCGGATGCACACATAACATTCCCCTCGGAACCCCAATATTACAAAcgctactttttgtttttaccccCCAAGTTAACGCAACTTCccatgaggaaaaaaaaaatccctcaACTCATCTTAACAATCATCATCTTTTCACCGAATTTACTGCAAGCGAACAACTGGATAAAACCCCGTCGACACCAATTCATTGGCCCAACACACACCCAAACCCAAACAAACATCAACTAACACATCATATCTGCGTGAATGAACctgaatcaaaaaaaaaacgaagaggaAACTTCACATGGCCAAtatttaatttcttttttaattccaCTCCAATTCATCAGGACGCACCGGTGTGGAAAGGGGAATGACACTACTTTTCGTCCTTTCCTTATCTCTGGGCATTGCCTTTCGCATGTCAAGTgcatcttcattttccttaaAAGGACCTTTTGAGCCACTGCCGTGATAATAATCCAATACGCGTCTATACACCACATATCCAAGTCCTCGATACATATCTTGTGCAACTTTATTACTTTGTCTTACAAAAAGATCTACAAAATACGCATTGTGAATATATTCAGTGGTTGCCTCAAGTTCTTTCATGAGTGTTACACCCAACCCAAGTCGTCGGAAGGTTGGCGCTACCGTAACTGCTGATACGTGTCCATGGAAATCTTCAGCTTCACCTTCCGCTTTTCCGAGTGTATAAGCCATCGTAACACCTGTAGTCGGATGAATGCAAATGCGTTGATACTCGGGCCAATGCGTTACATATTCTCCATAAAAAGAGGAATTATATGTTTCAGTTAACTGGTCCATGTTGACAAAGTTAAAAGACATAATGTCCACTAAGTTGAAATCCCTAAAAGTGCTCATGGCGATACGGACTGTTTCTCTCTTCCtaccagttgttgttgttgttggtagTTGTTTTGCGTGACAattgtaaaaaaagaaaaagaaagcgaagagacgtcacaaacaacaaaaaaagtgtgtgcgtgtgcatgtgcgtgtgtgtgtgtgtgtgtgtgtgtgtgtatatatggaGGGTTATTGTGCGACAATAATCATGCTACCGATAGCATTTACTCATGTTCAAGCGATTAGGTGGGGAAGTTACGGAACcgtggaaaaacaaatgtgCCCAACCAGTATGCACATCGGTTTACCGCCAACGGcgccttttctttatattcgACTCGTCACTTCCATTTAAACGGTTACAGAAAGAAGATGTttctcctcatcatcatttccCATGATTTAGGCATCGAATTCAGTAAATTGCTGGTGTTTATATGTTGGACCCtccagtttctttttgttttcatacCAATCCCTCGTAACTTTGCGTTGTTTTGAACCACTGTGCTCCTATAGCGGTCATCATGTGGCACCTCCGTGCGTAGCACTTTTCGAGGCCGCTCACTGCCATCATCCAACACAACTGATGTTGTTTCTCTTGCCACTTTTCTATCTTCCTTAATGAGTCCTTGCAACTGTGAGCGAACTTCGCTGGGTCTTTTGTCAATACCAAAGTTTTGAGCGACATGACCCAAATGAAGGGCATCGGAATTGAAGAAAAGACGCTTAAGTTCCCTGGAATGACCGGCGTATGCTCTTATGTATGACTGATAGGCGAATAATGCAAGTCTGGTGATGTCATCAGTTCTGCCGGTGCTTTCATCATtcacattttcttcgtttgaATGCCGCTTCATAACTAGTCGGCATATGGCGCGCTCCAAAGTTGCAGTGCTCTGAGCCCACATGTGATTGGCTTTGGGATCCAATTTAGttaaataaaagaggaatgactcatatttcctttcctctatGATTCCCGATTCGGCATTGGCACCTTTCGCCATGGAACCTAATTTAGTTTCCTTTGCTAAGAAGTTACTCAAATAAGATGCATACCCCTCCTCGTGTGGCATGAGAAATAACATGGAATCCCCCGTGTTACCAATACGTGCTGTGCGGCCAATGCGATGAATGTAACACGGCGCATCAGTAGGAGGATCATAATGCACAATCCAATCAACATTAGGCATGTCAAGCCCCCGCGCGGCAACGTCTGTGCAAAAGAGAATTCCCTTTTTGGAAGGTTGAACGCTGCTGTCCATATGTTTGAAGGCATGGAAAACAGAGGCTCGATCAACTTGTGACATATTACCGTGCAGTTTAAATATGTTAACGTCAAGAACAGCATTTTTTTCGGATAATTCATTTACTTCAGTCGGATCCTCATCATCCGAGTCATCATCAAAAGTGACAACGTCCTCATCTCGACCCTCGTGAATGTGCCTATTGGCTTCCCCAATACGCTTTTTTAAGCTGTAGCGATTTGAGTTTTTTTGAGGTGCGCCAGCGCTTCTGCCACTGTTTGTCTTGCCACGAAAAGGTGACTTCAATCTGgacaacaaataataatgaaattCAGCACTGTCTGcagttgaaacaaaaacgataAGTCTTTGAGCTCCAGCGTCCAACTGCGACCGAAGAAAGCTTATGAGTGTTGCCAGGCGGTGCTTTGTTGGTACCAATACATAGTGTTGCCGCAACGATGAAGGAATAGAAAAAGTGTCCTCCGTCTCACCAACGCGAACAATATTATCCCGTAGCGCAAAATGAGAGAGTCGTTCAACAGCCGCCGTTATGGTGGCCGAAACGAGAACTCGTTTAAACGAGGATTGCGCGTCCCCGCCGCCTGTTTGGTGTGCGTCCCGTTTCTTCGCTACTAACAAATCCATAACCTCACGAATAGTCTTTTCGAACCCCATATCGAGTAACCGATCAGCCTCATCCAACACAATAGTTTGCAACTCCTCTACTCGAAAGGATGATGTGGCCTTGAGATGATCCAAAAGCCTTCCAGGCGTCGTTGCCAAAATTGTTATTCCTTTTCGTAGTCTCGCCTTTTCCTTGTGCCTATTCTCACCTCCATGAATCCCGCCTACCGTAAGGAAGAGGGCACAACGCGTAAGAATAGTGAGTACATCCGACACCTGTACTACCAACTCTCGAACTGGACACAAAACAATAATGACAGAACCGACGTCACGCTTCAGTGGCCGGGTGTCGCAATCGCAGAGCAATTGATGAAGCAGAGGAAGCGCATACGCTAAAGTTTTACCGCTTCCCGTCTCGCTTCTGACGAGAACATCACGTGTTTTATCAACCATGGGCATCCAACTAAGTTTTTGTATGCGCGTCAACGAGTTAATGCACAAAACTTCTGTTAAGGGCCGAATCAACTTCTTGTGCACAAGTTCTGCTATGGGAGGAAGTGATTCGGCTTCATGGCTTACACTATCTGCTTGAAACGCCACGGACTCCGCCTCAACTTCTTTCGGTACCGGCACTACTTTTGAAGCTGTTCGTTTTACGGGAACGTCACTTGATTTTTTCACACGTCCCACCGTTCCACCGTcgggtttctgctgctgaaCTTCCGAAGAATGTTGAGtctttttgccttttatAGATTCGCTAGAATTTGCATATTGCGTTGCCGCTTggtttttccttttggcaGCACCCTTCACAACCACTTCGTCACTAATATCAGTTAACTGAGATGAACCGGTAGCAGAGAGTAAATGCCGAAGTGCGTCTTGTTCGTCATTTTCCGTAAGGCCGTGAACACAGAGATGAGCCCTCTCGGAACCCGCTAGTGAcataaatattttcttttccgctttaacagtttccttttccttaacTTTTCCCCGACAAACCCCTTtggtttcttctgtttttagGATGGTgaagagaggaggaggaggaggaggaggaggggggggggataaaaaataataaaaaaagaaggccaGTAGATGGTGGAATGTAATAAATTGTACGATAATGGGCAATCGCATGTTCGGAAACACTGACGGgcttcaacaacaacaacaatagcacCAACAGCAGTAACAAAGATTATGTATAGATGTGCGGAATAATCATTTGAGCTTacaaaaatgacaaaacacaaaacccGTTCTTTACTTTTGTCATCGTCTCatcatcccttttttttttttgtaattgcACTTGTTTCCCCCTCGCCCAATTCCCATCATCGCCGTTACCACTATTTTCTGCCTCACCGTAACATGTGGTTCCCCTATGCatccttttttccccgctCACTCTGGGCTTTACTTCGTCGGATTTGTTGGCAAAGAAGCTCTAACTTCACCGCTTCAGTTAAAAGTTTGCGTCCTTCTTCTCGCTGCCGCATGTTATAAATTTTTATACCGACTAAAAATACACCCAAAATGACAAATGCAACCCAACTCTGATCGAGAAGGAATGAGAACCAGTCGTTCTCTGCGGGTGAAATCGACATTTGCACGTCCTATAGAGCCAACTTGTGCAGTTGCTTGTAATTAAATGGGCAAAAGTTGTTGCACCACTTACTATGTCGGTTGTgtctccttcacaaactcGAACACGCAGGAAAGCGGCAACGCGTGAAGAGaaacagtaaagaaaaaaaattgggaACGAATAAGTGCTACCTGAAAAttacaaatacaaaaggTAGAGAGTATCCAAGGCGATTACACGTGAAGTTAAGATGATGGGACAAACAAAGGTTTTAGAGAGAACCATTTGACACACCTACGGAGAGCTTAAGCCAACGATCCTGGCGGTTTAGTTGTTGTGTAATTCGGTAGGTGTGGGCTGATGTGGGAGAAGAGCATGGAGAGATGACTCTCCTTCACCTCGCTGCACTTGACTCTCTGCGGTAAGATTTGAAGGCTTGGACGATACGGAACACGaacatggcaacaccaaaaaagATACTCATGCTGTACTGTTCATAAAACCCCTTCTCCGGTGGTTTCCTCCGTGTTAATCCAATAATAATACTTCCTTCATACGCCCTCTGATCTGTTGCACCTTGTGGATTATTTCCTGCACCTACACCGCGACTGACACGAtgtcccctcctcctccttcctgcATTACGCCGGTTGGTTGAGCCTTGTGAACCCTCCTCCTCAGTGACGTCTTTCTTATGTACACACGAAGCCGTTAAACTGTTAGCAACTAACTCAAGTTCGACGTACTGAAGCGTTTGCTTCGCCCTCCAGCTGCCACTTTTCAGGCCTCGTGCATCGCTTCCAATTGCACGAACAAATACGCTTGGTTGAATTGTACCGCACTCACTTGCTGCATTTCCGGGTTTCGAGAAGTGCCCCACATATTCCACCAGCTGCGTCATTCGCATTTCTCCTTCAAAACCTGGACGGTATTCTGTTGGAAGCGCATTGAGCCGCTCACCACAAATGATGTAATGTTTCACCGCCTCCTCATCCGCTCCGGCAGCAAATGCCCTGAGACCACTCGCATCATGTTCAACAGTTCCTTCGAGGGCTCCTGTGAAGTTAACATTTACGGATTGCATATAAGCGGTACCGTCAGTGAAGGTCACCGTTTCACCAACAATAAATGGGCGACATGGAGTTTGTACCACAATACCCCATTCCCCACTCATACGCGAGGTAATTTGATGAGGAAGTTGCACATTCACTGCTCTGCCACCAGTGGTGAAGAAGGCGTAAAAGAGCAGTGGGACTAAGAGAAACCCCCTCATCATCGTTAGCATCTCATTCACAAGacgaaagggaagaaaaatattgGTGATAACGAAGCTGCTTGCGTGCTCACATAATGAAGTTGGTTCGCCACAAacaaaggggagaggaaaagtgaaaataaaaataaatgtgACTGATGTATATCAAACGGATGAATTGAAATAACATGTCGATGAAACGCAAGCaagcaaagaagaaagtgtgtGGAGAAGTGAAATGAAAAGGCTAAGCGACGCCTCATATCCTCACAGCACTGtggcatacacacacacacacacacataatcATTCCACATCACACATAGCTTGTGTGGCActgaatgaaaagaagaaaaaacaaagccaTGTCGACTGTTACAAGTCGTCATCGTAGTTGGGTCGTAGGAAGTCGTTCCAGGCCATACTAAACAGATCAACACCATGATTCGATTTGACAACAATATAAACTGCTGTAAACGCGGCAAATAACAGAGCGATGTTTAACACGCCGGAGACCATCGTACCGACGGGGTTCATCATTTCGGGCCGCTGGTGGTTCATCatctccccttttccttttgtttttgttttgttatcgccttttcttttttcgtaaGGGGTGCGACTATTCATGTGACAGTgcaatcaagaaaaaaaagggggaaaagaagttgTTGGTGCTGGAAAAATGAGTCCTGTCACAGAAGATCACATGTGTATCTGGTTAGGTTATCCTAGACAGAATTTcaacaagaaaataataataataataataaacacagTATGGAATGTAACGCTGGCTGTTTTACGTGTAATAACGAAGGAATGTAAGGAAGAGAAATAGTACAAGGGTTAAGTTTACTCGTCAGGTTTGTGATTGTACAAACCCTTCTCCATCATCTCAACAGATACGCCAAAAAACGCTTCTTCATCCATTTTGGCGTTTCTGGCGGGACCGCTGTCGCGCGGAGCCGAACCCTCCAGTGGTTCCTTGACAAAAGCGGCATTCGTGAAACTGGGCATTAACGCAGCGAAATAAGAGCGCTTGACGTTATTGCGGAAGTTCCGCCTCCCGGTACCCTTCTCTGCACCACCTGCACGTCTGGAGGGTCGAAGTCGGTGCTCCACAGCAGCCGGATACTCTGCAACTTTCCTGCAACctaaacaatatatatattccccATCCACACAACGCCTCGATACCTGAAAGCCCCAGGTTAGACATTTCATGAGTCTCAGgaaacttcctttttctcggGACATCATGCAGAGAGGAAACCTTAACAACAAGGCACCTGACGGTTTAAGAAGATACGAACTTAGCGTCATCGCATCTCTGACATCCTGCAGTACGCTTACGGTAGAAACCGAGTTTTGTGGAAACATCCCCATTTCATGAGGCCCACTGAAGTCAAGTGCCACAACGTCTGCTGCGCAGCTGTGAAATAACTCCCGCAAAAAAACGACAGGAGTACACACGACAGCACTTTTGTCAGATAAACCGCCTTCCAACAGATGCGGCTCAACGGATGAGGGAAAACGATCCGACATGGACTGGTGTGCGGTGTGCCGCCTGACATGCGCAGCCGCCTCATTTACTGTAAGAGGAAGTTCGCAAGCTTTCGAAAAATTATTACCAACTGGCTCTTGGACCCCAATGTTGCAGCAGGAGCCagagaataaataaaaaaggggatCAGCCGAAACATTGAAATCCGCTTCATCGAACAGCGACTGGAGAAAACGCTCCTTGCGACTGTACTCATCCTCTAATCGAAGGGGATGCAGAACATTTCCCACATGTTCATGTTGCACCAGCGGTCGCTTCAGCTCCCGACAGCGTGACAAGTGTTCCACTATCAACGATTGCACTGTGCCATGCCACTGGCCACCAATGTAAAAAAGACGAGCATCATTTATGAGCCACTGATGCTTTCTTTGCAATGTATTCAATACTTTTCTCACTCCACCGACGCTTACCACCGCTTCATTCATCAGGTGAAACAGCGTAAAAACATGTaccaaacgaaaacaaacaaacaaacaaacacagctGAAACGGTTATGTTTGATAATCCTTTATACACAAATGGGATAGAGACACATACAAAGAGAAGTAAAAGGAGAGGAGCGGAGTACTGGGAAACGTCAGCGGAGatgaaagcaaagcaaatgATCCGAttttacagaaaaaaaaaatgagaaatatCCACCAGTGGGAAGGAGTGCGTGTCACAAAATTAACTACTCCAGTGCAAGACATTACTTCAAATCAACAGAGACTGTGATGTGCAACGAAAATTATACAGCAGGGAAACATCGTTAGGTGATGGGAACACCACAACTACGGGTGGTCGGAGTTGTAGGCGCCTGCGTGAAGCAGCTTCCAAGGAGCCGATCCTTTTTGAAAAGATAATCCTGCTCCAAAAGACTACAGACCCTTATAAaattttccatttctttttgcatcagCATCATGCGCAATTCATTGGCTGCAGTGCATTGGTTGCCGAGTTGGGAAATGAAAAGTGTCTGGCGCCTTGATCGTAGCAATTCATTCGCCAGTTCATGCAACGGCACCTGCGCGATCAAGTTGCAAACGCAGTCTTGAGTTTGGGACTCTCTGGAGGCGATTGACGAATTAAGTGAACTTTCAGGAGTTGAACGACCACCACTACGATACACAACGGGGGGCAAATAAGGATCAGACGCATTGCTGCTGCCAGAAGTTTTGGTGCCTTTTTGAACCTCCCCAAATATTTTGGTTGGCTGCTCAGCAACAGCCACTGCAGCGGAATCGCTCCCATTCCCAGACGGACCGACTTCCGTGGAAGTTATTTGGGAAGTTAAACTTGAATCGGCACAGCAATTTGATTGCAGGAGAATGTTTTTTAGTGCCGCCCGCTCATTTCTGAGTTGCCTTGCGGCGTCAGCCAACGCCTCACGCTTCCCGTCGACACAAACCTCAACTTCTTCTGTAAGTTGTTTAACGCGTATTTCATGAAGTTGAGCTCTCGACACCATCGCGTCCGATACCGTGTTGTAGGCGTCCAAGTTTGTCTCAGAATCATATGCAGCTATGCAAATCTTCGATACAGTCCCGCCAATGTTGCGCAAGACGTCAGCAATTTCTATCCGTTCGTTGTCATCAAAAATAGCACCATCATCATCTAACAAGGCGCGACATAGCTTATCGTAATTTTTTGCCATTTCTCTCGCAAACATTTTCATGCTAACGGGAAAAGTAACGCGAGAAGGTGGTGAACTAATTCCATCACTAACTAGAGTTTTGTCTTCGGAAAGTGTACCGGCCTCACTGCCACTACGCCGTTGTTGGGGACCCCTTTCATCAACTTCAACTCCCTCAGTTTCCCTCAATGCAGAATTTGTTAAATACTGTAAGAAGGAAGACCCAGGAAGGCGAGGCATGGGAGAACTTTTACATGCCTTTTGTTGTCCAATACACCCTTTTTCACTATCAGAGTTATGTTCTCTATCATATGGTTTAGGGGGTGGCCGACGTGGCCGAGTTACGGACTCTCGAGTATTGGAAAAAGCGggactattattttttatcaAAGGTTCACCCGGTTTCAACCCTTCAGGATTCCGCGGAAAAAGAGGTGGCCACGACATACCCCATGAATTATCACCAGATACTCCTTGTGTTGAACCATTAACCGCTTCAGCGCATTTGCGCGCTCGCGACTCGGGTTTCACTACATTACATGTATCGCTCTTCTCCCTAAAAGGACAGGGCGTTGATAGCATAATCCTCCTACCTACTTTTGAGtagtgaaaaataataataataataataataacaggaaGGAAAGGTAGTGCAACAGAGCACGCAATTAAATCATgattttatttgtgtttatcTCCCCCTCCGCAATCaacggtaaaaaaaagggcccAGCACCACCGTACGTACCGTCAAGTAGCAGAGTTAGTAACTTCAATGAAAATTGCTGCATCGCTGCTGCTCCCACAAACAACGTAATGccaagaaacaaataaaggagGCAACCCTTCGAGTGGTCTTCGGGAGGCATCAAAATGTGAAGCTTCATGCAACCAAACCAAAATTATAGACACGCATATGTACATGTACatgtacatgtatatattatattatatatatacttatttgcttatgtgcaaaagcagcaCCTAGTAATGATACAGCTTACTCGCACTactccacccccccccctcctcctcgaAAGGACTTTGAAAATTGCTTACCGGCAGCACGTTTCAATTGCGGTATCGCCACCACTCGGACGCAACGGTTGGGTCATACAAAAGGGTTTCAATGGAAATGTTAATAACGAGGCCGCGGATGGCCCACCACCTTTAGACCATTACCAGGTACAATCGGTATAAGAAACTTATGCGGCCGTCCCACTTCCTGCTGAAGTTCCTTGTTGATTTCGGTATCACTTTGAGAGACGGCGCCATGCAACTGCAGATCCCAGTTGAGAAATAAATAAGCCAGGGCAACTTGGGTTTCCATCATGGAAAGATGCTGCCCGAGGCAGTTACGGGGACCGTTGATGAAAGGAATAAACGCATACGGGTCGATGCGTTTCTCGTACTTTTCACCAGTTGGTGGTGAATTTGTGTCATTCGGTATGGCGACATCGAGAAATCGTTCTGGATTGAATGATCCAGGATCTTCCCAGATATCAGGCCGCTGATGAACGCCCTCAATTCCCACGGCTACCGAACAGCCGGCAGGAATAACAACATCCTTATCGAGACCTGTTTCAGAAGCAGGCCACTTATCGTTATTGACAGCCACCCGCATTACCAACGGAACAACGCTATGTTTACGCAATGTTTCACGCAGAACAGCAGGCGTCCAGCGCAGTGAGCTCCGTACAGCAGATGCGGATGGAATGCCCCACACACCTTCTGGTGTTTCCATAGTTCTGTCGCAATGCGTCGGATCAAAAAGTGCcttcgcctcctccaccaCCTTGTCCCGTATTTCTGGATGGCATATAACTTCGTAAGTGGCCCATGTGAGCAACGCTGCAGATGTCTCATGACCAGCAAGAAGTAACGTCTTCACATCGTCTCGAAGCTGGAGGAGCATATTATTATCGAGAGCATCAACTTGCGACAGACAAAGGGACATGACATCTTTCTGAGAACCTTCATTCCGTTGCCTCCAGCGCTCCTGAATGATGTCGCAGATGACTGCATTAAGTCGCTTCAAACACCTGCGCCGCTCTCGAAAGCCATCGGAAAAGAACATGAAGGCGCGCCACGGCTCCCAAACTCGGCGGTTACACTCGTGTACAATTGGCAAATAGAGGGTTGGAAAAATGCGATCCGTTTCCTCAGCGCTCAGGGACAACACCGTCTCTCCAATCACCTGTAACGTCAGGTGCCGAAATTCTTCGTTAAGGTCTAAAAACGGAACCCCACTGCCGACAGTTCGCAATTTCTCCATTATTCTTCCAACAGCCCTCATAGTCATTTCAGGCATATCCTCAAGAATATCAATTCGCAGTGAATGTGAAAGCATGAGTCGTCCCTTTCTCCATTTATGCCCCTCAGCTGTAACTAGACCATTCCCAAGGAGACACATGAAGTGTTTGTATGACGATGCGATATCTTTCGTATAATTCCGCTGGTTGCTGAGCAGCACACGCTTGATGAGAGCTGGTTCATTAATGTACACCACGCGCTGACTAAAAACAGTAAATGCCACGATTCGATTAGTTCCTGCTTTGGTTACTGCCACcgtattttctccctttgccTTCCATGGC
It contains:
- a CDS encoding T. brucei spp.-specific protein, whose translation is MLSTPCPFREKSDTCNVVKPESRARKCAEAVNGSTQGVSGDNSWGMSWPPLFPRNPEGLKPGEPLIKNNSPAFSNTRESVTRPRRPPPKPYDREHNSDSEKGCIGQQKACKSSPMPRLPGSSFLQYLTNSALRETEGVEVDERGPQQRRSGSEAGTLSEDKTLVSDGISSPPSRVTFPVSMKMFAREMAKNYDKLCRALLDDDGAIFDDNERIEIADVLRNIGGTVSKICIAAYDSETNLDAYNTVSDAMVSRAQLHEIRVKQLTEEVEVCVDGKREALADAARQLRNERAALKNILLQSNCCADSSLTSQITSTEVGPSGNGSDSAAVAVAEQPTKIFGEVQKGTKTSGSSNASDPYLPPVVYRSGGRSTPESSLNSSIASRESQTQDCVCNLIAQVPLHELANELLRSRRQTLFISQLGNQCTAANELRMMLMQKEMENFIRVCSLLEQDYLFKKDRLLGSCFTQAPTTPTTRSCGVPIT
- a CDS encoding cytochrome P450, putative, producing MAVIANTSSLNGGFVSGSFMFLNDIFLYYSTSDLLWVGFMSMLMFIIMLWLSNVVVPAIRMDRYLANIPRAPGGLPVLGHALELLEGSPSSKMASWSLRPWKAKGENTVAVTKAGTNRIVAFTVFSQRVVYINEPALIKRVLLSNQRNYTKDIASSYKHFMCLLGNGLVTAEGHKWRKGRLMLSHSLRIDILEDMPEMTMRAVGRIMEKLRTVGSGVPFLDLNEEFRHLTLQVIGETVLSLSAEETDRIFPTLYLPIVHECNRRVWEPWRAFMFFSDGFRERRRCLKRLNAVICDIIQERWRQRNEGSQKDVMSLCLSQVDALDNNMLLQLRDDVKTLLLAGHETSAALLTWATYEVICHPEIRDKVVEEAKALFDPTHCDRTMETPEGVWGIPSASAVRSSLRWTPAVLRETLRKHSVVPLVMRVAVNNDKWPASETGLDKDVVIPAGCSVAVGIEGVHQRPDIWEDPGSFNPERFLDVAIPNDTNSPPTGEKYEKRIDPYAFIPFINGPRNCLGQHLSMMETQVALAYLFLNWDLQLHGAVSQSDTEINKELQQEVGRPHKFLIPIVPGNGLKVVGHPRPRY
- a CDS encoding ATP-dependent DEAD/H RNA helicase, putative — protein: MRLPIIVQFITFHHLLAFFFYYFLSPPPPPPPPPPLFTILKTEETKGVCRGKVKEKETVKAEKKIFMSLAGSERAHLCVHGLTENDEQDALRHLLSATGSSQLTDISDEVVVKGAAKRKNQAATQYANSSESIKGKKTQHSSEVQQQKPDGGTVGRVKKSSDVPVKRTASKVVPVPKEVEAESVAFQADSVSHEAESLPPIAELVHKKLIRPLTEVLCINSLTRIQKLSWMPMVDKTRDVLVRSETGSGKTLAYALPLLHQLLCDCDTRPLKRDVGSVIIVLCPVRELVVQVSDVLTILTRCALFLTVGGIHGGENRHKEKARLRKGITILATTPGRLLDHLKATSSFRVEELQTIVLDEADRLLDMGFEKTIREVMDLLVAKKRDAHQTGGGDAQSSFKRVLVSATITAAVERLSHFALRDNIVRVGETEDTFSIPSSLRQHYVLVPTKHRLATLISFLRSQLDAGAQRLIVFVSTADSAEFHYYLLSRLKSPFRGKTNSGRSAGAPQKNSNRYSLKKRIGEANRHIHEGRDEDVVTFDDDSDDEDPTEVNELSEKNAVLDVNIFKLHGNMSQVDRASVFHAFKHMDSSVQPSKKGILFCTDVAARGLDMPNVDWIVHYDPPTDAPCYIHRIGRTARIGNTGDSMLFLMPHEEGYASYLSNFLAKETKLGSMAKGANAESGIIEERKYESFLFYLTKLDPKANHMWAQSTATLERAICRLVMKRHSNEENVNDESTGRTDDITRLALFAYQSYIRAYAGHSRELKRLFFNSDALHLGHVAQNFGIDKRPSEVRSQLQGLIKEDRKVARETTSVVLDDGSERPRKVLRTEVPHDDRYRSTVVQNNAKLRGIGMKTKRNWRVQHINTSNLLNSMPKSWEMMMRRNIFFL
- a CDS encoding N-acetyltransferase complex ARD1 subunit,putative, which gives rise to MSTFRDFNLVDIMSFNFVNMDQLTETYNSSFYGEYVTHWPEYQRICIHPTTGVTMAYTLGKAEGEAEDFHGHVSAVTVAPTFRRLGLGVTLMKELEATTEYIHNAYFVDLFVRQSNKVAQDMYRGLGYVVYRRVLDYYHGSGSKGPFKENEDALDMRKAMPRDKERTKSSVIPLSTPVRPDELEWN